The segment GCAACTTCCCTTTACGGAACATGTTCATGCCAAGCTCCATGTCTTCCATAAAGGTCTTGGTTCTAAATTTATACATTCCCACGAGAAAAAGCTCATAGACACGACCGAAATACTTGACCGTGTCCATGAAAGTCTTGTGAAATATGGCTACCTTGGGATCGGTCAAGGTTCCCTTGTTCCTCAGGACACTGTGCCTGATCGGATCAAGGAGTCCCGGCACGTCAATGCCGTTTGGGCATCTTGCCC is part of the Desulfomonilaceae bacterium genome and harbors:
- a CDS encoding 4Fe-4S dicluster domain-containing protein, whose translation is MLQANATTSTRNSPMSADLVSVINQCYQCGKCSAGCPVAPDMDLLPHQLVRLAVLGDVDRIIQSKSIWLCLTCHTCGARCPNGIDVPGLLDPIRHSVLRNKGTLTDPKVAIFHKTFMDTVKYFGRVYELFLVGMYKFRTKTFMEDMELGMNMFRKGKL